One Malania oleifera isolate guangnan ecotype guangnan chromosome 10, ASM2987363v1, whole genome shotgun sequence genomic region harbors:
- the LOC131166282 gene encoding probable glycosyltransferase At5g03795, translating into MSRPHHRMGEMVMTPYPLLIFVFILTSASVQSKPFSVLTSPYLSPSTIFPNYQNMLQNFKIFIYKPARDLSFTTPAESLFHASLLNSPFLTQNPNEAHLFFVPFPSSLSPRSISRLIRDLRVDFPYWNRTLGADHFYVSCSGIGYESDRNLVELKKNAVQISCFPTPEGKFIPHKDITLPPINPSPLPLSRLPNNKTDKTARFLGYYRRKGRDRVRSILLDELRENPEFVIEYEPSDALTYEERLANSKFCLFFYGSDDGAGIGDALRVGCVPVVITDRPIRDLPFADVLKWQEIAVFVGRDNGAAGLRKVLAAGGERRMRALGMTASRHFVWKESPEPYDSFHTVLYQLWLRRHTIRYARRELTYGDVARAPAVY; encoded by the coding sequence ATGTCACGTCCTCATCATCGAATGGGCGAAATGGTCATGACTCCTTACCCTCTGCTCATCTTCGTCTTCATCCTCACCTCGGCTTCTGTTCAATCCAAGCCCTTCTCCGTCCTCACTTCCCCATACCTCTCACCATCCACAATCTTCCCAAATTACCAAAACAtgcttcaaaatttcaaaatcttcaTCTACAAACCAGCAAGAGACTTATCGTTCACCACTCCGGCAGAATCTCTCTTCCACGCTTCTCTCCTCAACAGCCCCTTTCTGACGCAAAACCCTAATGAAGCCCATCTGTTCTTCGTCCCCTTCCCCTCCTCCCTCTCCCCTCGCTCGATATCGCGACTCATCAGAGACCTTCGCGTGGACTTCCCCTACTGGAACCGCACCCTCGGAGCCGACCATTTCTACGTCTCCTGCTCCGGCATCGGCTACGAATCGGACCGGAACCTCGTCGAGCTGAAGAAGAATGCGGTTCAAATCTCGTGTTTTCCTACGCCCGAGGGCAAGTTTATCCCTCACAAGGACATAACCCTACCCCCAATAAACCCCTCCCCGCTCCCACTTTCTCGCTTGCCAAACAACAAGACAGACAAGACTGCGAGATTTCTGGGTTACTATCGGAGAAAAGGGCGAGACCGAGTACGGTCCATCCTGTTGGACGAGTTGAGAGAGAATCCCGAGTTCGTGATCGAATATGAGCCGTCTGATGCGTTGACTTACGAGGAAAGACTCGCGAACAGCAAGTTCTGCTTGTTTTTCTACGGCAGTGATGACGGTGCGGGGATTGGCGATGCTCTACGGGTGGGGTGCGTACCGGTGGTGATTACGGACCGTCCGATTCGGGATCTGCCGTTCGCGGACGTGCTGAAGTGGCAAGAGATCGCGGTTTTTGTCGGCAGGGATAATGGGGCTGCGGGATTGAGGAAGGTGTTGGCTGCTGGCGGAGAGCGGCGGATGAGAGCGTTGGGGATGACGGCGAGCCGCCATTTTGTTTGGAAGGAGTCGCCGGAGCCGTACGATTCCTTCCACACGGTTTTGTATCAGCTGTGGCTGAGGCGGCATACCATCAGGTACGCGCGGAGGGAATTGACGTATGGTGATGTGGCACGTGCGCCTGCCGTCTATTAG
- the LOC131166078 gene encoding PRA1 family protein A1-like, whose amino-acid sequence MDWGNVTAEDLINALREVDWSSPPRPLNEFFSRFTLPRSSSKWNSRLKCNLYYYRTNYFILIVFILGIGFIRKPLAIVATSLTALSIAFLNDSFAATFSEKVTKIVRQFSPRLAAKTRPPHTPIIRGRPSAKKMIYICGQPRWVFVFILSAGSFILWFISCGLLTILWAFLIGLLATVLHASFRTPNFKARLNTFREEFRAVWRNYSDL is encoded by the exons atggatTGGGGAAACGTGACGGCGGAGGATCTGATCAACGCCCTCCGCGAAGTAGACTGGTCATCACCTCCTCGCCCTCTCAACGAGTTCTTTTCCAGATTTACACTACCCCGTTCATCTTCCAAGTGGAACAGCCGCCTCAAATGCAACCTCTAtta TTATCGGACGAACTATTTTATTCTGATCGTCTTCATTCTAG GTATTGGATTTATTCGGAAGCCGTTGGCTATTGTTGCCACTTCTTTGACGGCTCTCAGCATTGCTTTCTTGAATGATAG CTTTGCAGCTACTTTCAGTGAGAAGGTAACAAAAATTGTGAGGCAGTTCTCTCCACGTCTAGCTGCAAAAACGAGGCCTCCTCACAC GCCCATTATCCGTGGACGTCCTTCAGCTAAAAAAATGATTTACATTTGTGGCCAGCCTCGTTGGGTGTTTGTATTCATACTCTCAGCTG GCAGTTTTATTCTGTGGTTCATCTCTTGTGGTCTTCTCACCATCCTATGGGCGTTCCTCATTGGTCTTCTAG CAACTGTTCTTCATGCAAGCTTCAGAACGCCTAATTTTAAAGCACGCTTGAACACCTTCCGTGAGGAGTTTCGGGCAGTTTGGCGCAACTATAGTGACCTCTAA